The Chelonia mydas isolate rCheMyd1 chromosome 3, rCheMyd1.pri.v2, whole genome shotgun sequence genome includes a region encoding these proteins:
- the XKR5 gene encoding XK-related protein 5 isoform X2 gives MRGVCTIVHYLLSGRYLWCWLTTALLLPDYIVQILSFSWFRADGHRGCCCLVIVHMLKLGIWKRHWDALWTAAKPGGSSIAGDLLMQLGDLAVLRLLEALLQTLPHLLLQSYVFVVVEPTGLVPGVSAGLSLLSLSWSLVSYSRFTCLMKPGHLYMPAAALLCQLLWRTGMLGTRVVALVLFARVYPVWVFVAAGAHWLVMSFWLVSQQTDIIVSSCHWRLFNFLVGAVYIFCYINVQAGPSRYRVAVFYVIMLIENIFLLMLATDLLQGVRRDSLFMTGAVMAGFVIGSAALVIYYSLLHPKSTEIWQSFLKKSCSITTAKYNGTEGSTFRSINEAGESFGISGQGDIVSSNAEVSKVVRTRPASRAHSEISLGELEGHTSVKDSWVNHHHWLLVKLALKTGDVSKINAAFGDGGIGELYPSGLVASKHCSAMLGPKTNLGFSSMGKCPGTPKARVVGQRFQAEENGAGESLSRKETTYLTLASSEHNTYSVRTPLTLPEEHRPTAKALDCTGLTSRHEAQADKAGGVSAPLAPNSSANGNSDLEAVVEHPEGTAQMHESPTLYFSANAEVTASLNGGGGAASCVADGLVELVEDSRLRPVPDNTVGKGDGFPITMANISPILGVGTPGLLQSSPSFCCTHQCNALNSSEETSELTEQEGVRKAQCNHGGTTSVGTWVAAVKRRLRPAEEPCYTSTPKADPPSQDCRLREAKERTKLTGLMEQL, from the exons GCACTGGGACGCTCTGTGGACAGCTGCGAAGCCTGGAGGAAGCTCCATTGCTGGAGATCTCCTCATGCAGCTGGGGGACCTGGCAGTTCTGCGGCTCTTGGAAGCCCTGCTGCAGACCTTGCCCCACCTGTTGCTACAGAGCTACGTTTTTGTAGTGGTGGAACCGACTGGCCTTGTCCCAG GTGTGAGTGCTGGACTGTCCCTGCTCTCCCTCTCCTGGTCTTTAGTCTCTTATAGCCGCTTTACATGCCTAATGAAACCAGGTCATCTCTACATGCCAGCGGCGGCCCTCCTGTGCCAGCTGTTGTGGAGGACAGGAATGCTAGGAACGAGGGTCGTGGCCCTGGTGCTCTTTGCCAGAGTCTATCCTGTCTGGGTTTTTGTTGCAGCAG GTGCTCACTGGCTGGTGATGTCCTTCTGGTTGGTGTCTCAGCAAACTGACATCATAGTGAGTTCCTGTCACTGGAGACTGTTCAACTTCCTGGTGGGGGCTGTGTACATCTTCTGCTACATTAATGTCCAGGCCGGCCCCTCCAGGTACAGAGTGGCTGTGTTTTATGTG ATAATGCTGATAGAGAACATCTTCCTTTTGATGTTGGCCACAGATCTCCTGCAGGGGGTGCGGCGGGATAGCCTGTTTATGACGGGGGCTGTGATGGCTGGATTCGTGATTG GCTCTGCCGCTCTGGTCATCTATTATAGTCTGCTACACCCCAAATCCACAGAGATCTGGCAGAGTTTCCTGAAGAAATCTTGCAGCATCACAACTGCAAAGTATAACGGGACAGAAGGATCCACTTTCCGGTCCATAAACGAAGCTGGAGAGAGCTTTGGAATTTCAGGTCAGGGGGACATTGTCTCTTCAAATGCAGAAGTCTCAAAGGTGGTGCGTACCAGGCCTGCTTCTAGAGCACACAGTGAGATCTCACTAGGAGAACTTGAAGGTCATACTTCTGTGAAGGACAGCTGGGTGAACCATCATCACTGGCTGTTGGTAAAGCTAGCCTTGAAAACTGGGGATGTGTCCAAGATCAACGCAGCCTTTGGAGATGGTGGAATTGGGGAGCTTTACCCTTCAGGATTGGTGGCAAGCAAACACTGCAGTGCCATGCTTGGGCCGAAGACCAATCTTGGCTTTTCTTCAATGGGAAAATGCCCTGGAACTCCTAAAGCCAGAGTGGTAGGACAGAGGTTTCAGGCAGAAGAGAACGGAGCTGGAGAAAGCCTGAGCAGAAAGGAGACTACTTACCTCACTTTAGCAAGCAGCGAACACAATACGTACTCTGTAAGAACGCCGCTAACCCTGCCAGAGGAGCACAGGCCAACAGCAAAAGCCCTCGACTGCACAGGCTTGACGAGCAGACATGAAGCTCAGGCAGACAAAGCGGGAGGCGTGTCCGCTCCTCTCGCTCCAAACAGCAGTGCCAACGGCAACTCTGACTTGGAAGCCGTTGTGGAGCACCCAGAAGGGACAGCTCAGATGCACGAGAGTCCCACTCTGTATTTCAGTGCCAATGCAGAAGTCACTGCATCTCTGAACGGAGGTGGGGGAGCAGCCAGCTGTGTGGCTGATGGCCTTGTGGAGCTGGTGGAGGACAGCAGGCTCAGGCCTGTACCTGACAACACTGTAGGTAAAGGAGATGGCTTCCCCATCACCATGGCTAATATCAGTCCAATCCTGGGTGTTGGCACTCCTGGCTTGCTGCAGAGCAGTCCGTCCTTCTGCTGCACCCATCAGTGCAATGCACTGAATTCATCCGAGGAGACCTCGGAGCTCACTGAGCAGGAGGGAGTCCGGAAGGCGCAGTGCAACCACGGGGGCACCACATCCGTTGGGACTTGGGTTGCTGCTGTGAAGAGGAGACTAAGGCCAGCTGAGGAACCGTGCTACACGTCCACCCCCAAGGCTGACCCCCCCAGCCAGGACTGCAGATTGAGGGAGGCAAAAGAGAGGACAAAACTGACGGGGTTGATGGAGCAGTTGTAA
- the XKR5 gene encoding XK-related protein 5 isoform X3, which produces MLKLGIWKRHWDALWTAAKPGGSSIAGDLLMQLGDLAVLRLLEALLQTLPHLLLQSYVFVVVEPTGLVPGVSAGLSLLSLSWSLVSYSRFTCLMKPGHLYMPAAALLCQLLWRTGMLGTRVVALVLFARVYPVWVFVAAGAHWLVMSFWLVSQQTDIIVSSCHWRLFNFLVGAVYIFCYINVQAGPSRYRVAVFYVIMLIENIFLLMLATDLLQGVRRDSLFMTGAVMAGFVIGSAALVIYYSLLHPKSTEIWQSFLKKSCSITTAKYNGTEGSTFRSINEAGESFGISGQGDIVSSNAEVSKVVRTRPASRAHSEISLGELEGHTSVKDSWVNHHHWLLVKLALKTGDVSKINAAFGDGGIGELYPSGLVASKHCSAMLGPKTNLGFSSMGKCPGTPKARVVGQRFQAEENGAGESLSRKETTYLTLASSEHNTYSVRTPLTLPEEHRPTAKALDCTGLTSRHEAQADKAGGVSAPLAPNSSANGNSDLEAVVEHPEGTAQMHESPTLYFSANAEVTASLNGGGGAASCVADGLVELVEDSRLRPVPDNTVGKGDGFPITMANISPILGVGTPGLLQSSPSFCCTHQCNALNSSEETSELTEQEGVRKAQCNHGGTTSVGTWVAAVKRRLRPAEEPCYTSTPKADPPSQDCRLREAKERTKLTGLMEQL; this is translated from the exons GCACTGGGACGCTCTGTGGACAGCTGCGAAGCCTGGAGGAAGCTCCATTGCTGGAGATCTCCTCATGCAGCTGGGGGACCTGGCAGTTCTGCGGCTCTTGGAAGCCCTGCTGCAGACCTTGCCCCACCTGTTGCTACAGAGCTACGTTTTTGTAGTGGTGGAACCGACTGGCCTTGTCCCAG GTGTGAGTGCTGGACTGTCCCTGCTCTCCCTCTCCTGGTCTTTAGTCTCTTATAGCCGCTTTACATGCCTAATGAAACCAGGTCATCTCTACATGCCAGCGGCGGCCCTCCTGTGCCAGCTGTTGTGGAGGACAGGAATGCTAGGAACGAGGGTCGTGGCCCTGGTGCTCTTTGCCAGAGTCTATCCTGTCTGGGTTTTTGTTGCAGCAG GTGCTCACTGGCTGGTGATGTCCTTCTGGTTGGTGTCTCAGCAAACTGACATCATAGTGAGTTCCTGTCACTGGAGACTGTTCAACTTCCTGGTGGGGGCTGTGTACATCTTCTGCTACATTAATGTCCAGGCCGGCCCCTCCAGGTACAGAGTGGCTGTGTTTTATGTG ATAATGCTGATAGAGAACATCTTCCTTTTGATGTTGGCCACAGATCTCCTGCAGGGGGTGCGGCGGGATAGCCTGTTTATGACGGGGGCTGTGATGGCTGGATTCGTGATTG GCTCTGCCGCTCTGGTCATCTATTATAGTCTGCTACACCCCAAATCCACAGAGATCTGGCAGAGTTTCCTGAAGAAATCTTGCAGCATCACAACTGCAAAGTATAACGGGACAGAAGGATCCACTTTCCGGTCCATAAACGAAGCTGGAGAGAGCTTTGGAATTTCAGGTCAGGGGGACATTGTCTCTTCAAATGCAGAAGTCTCAAAGGTGGTGCGTACCAGGCCTGCTTCTAGAGCACACAGTGAGATCTCACTAGGAGAACTTGAAGGTCATACTTCTGTGAAGGACAGCTGGGTGAACCATCATCACTGGCTGTTGGTAAAGCTAGCCTTGAAAACTGGGGATGTGTCCAAGATCAACGCAGCCTTTGGAGATGGTGGAATTGGGGAGCTTTACCCTTCAGGATTGGTGGCAAGCAAACACTGCAGTGCCATGCTTGGGCCGAAGACCAATCTTGGCTTTTCTTCAATGGGAAAATGCCCTGGAACTCCTAAAGCCAGAGTGGTAGGACAGAGGTTTCAGGCAGAAGAGAACGGAGCTGGAGAAAGCCTGAGCAGAAAGGAGACTACTTACCTCACTTTAGCAAGCAGCGAACACAATACGTACTCTGTAAGAACGCCGCTAACCCTGCCAGAGGAGCACAGGCCAACAGCAAAAGCCCTCGACTGCACAGGCTTGACGAGCAGACATGAAGCTCAGGCAGACAAAGCGGGAGGCGTGTCCGCTCCTCTCGCTCCAAACAGCAGTGCCAACGGCAACTCTGACTTGGAAGCCGTTGTGGAGCACCCAGAAGGGACAGCTCAGATGCACGAGAGTCCCACTCTGTATTTCAGTGCCAATGCAGAAGTCACTGCATCTCTGAACGGAGGTGGGGGAGCAGCCAGCTGTGTGGCTGATGGCCTTGTGGAGCTGGTGGAGGACAGCAGGCTCAGGCCTGTACCTGACAACACTGTAGGTAAAGGAGATGGCTTCCCCATCACCATGGCTAATATCAGTCCAATCCTGGGTGTTGGCACTCCTGGCTTGCTGCAGAGCAGTCCGTCCTTCTGCTGCACCCATCAGTGCAATGCACTGAATTCATCCGAGGAGACCTCGGAGCTCACTGAGCAGGAGGGAGTCCGGAAGGCGCAGTGCAACCACGGGGGCACCACATCCGTTGGGACTTGGGTTGCTGCTGTGAAGAGGAGACTAAGGCCAGCTGAGGAACCGTGCTACACGTCCACCCCCAAGGCTGACCCCCCCAGCCAGGACTGCAGATTGAGGGAGGCAAAAGAGAGGACAAAACTGACGGGGTTGATGGAGCAGTTGTAA